The following coding sequences are from one Pocillopora verrucosa isolate sample1 chromosome 5, ASM3666991v2, whole genome shotgun sequence window:
- the LOC131770491 gene encoding uncharacterized protein isoform X1 — MYYLRAKNTQPAFPVYCELTTDGRGWTLIARFSNNDVKNWMADTGHWWYDRQVATGKTESPFINTDMISPAFWLVRGSEIKITRSDDPSHTPLLQTTGNCLGGQTFRSKITSYGDFRNGKVWASNWCLGSCTIQYGGQYMSTDGFQQADCKGNIQSANKIGFWCDWSGGDGSVMMIGGGGGSCARADHGIGITEAGAASFVEDGGHETEYDFGYDGLTYKVPSQSYSLNLWIR, encoded by the exons ATGTACTACCTACGAGCTAAAAACACTCAACCAGCCTTTCCT gTCTACTGCGAATTGACAACAGACGGTAGAGGCTGGACTCTTATTGCCCGCTTTTCAAATAATGACGTCAAGAACTGGATGGCTGACACTGGCCATTGGTGGTACGACCGTCAAGTTGCCACTGGAAAGACAGAGAGTCCCTTTATAAACACTGACATGATCTCACCAGCATTTTGGTTGGTCAGGGGAAGCGAAATTAAGATCACGCGCAGTGACGACCCCAGTCACACTCCTCTGTTACAGaccacaggtaactgtttggGTGGACAAACATTCCGATCTAAAATCACAAGTTATGGCGACTTTAGAAATGGCAAGGTCTGGGCCAGTAATTGGTGTCTGGGAAGTTGTAcgattcaatatggcggacaatACATGTCAACAGACGGGTTTCAACAAGCTGATTGCAAAGGAAACATCCAAAGCGCTAACAAGATCGGCTTCTGGTGTGACTGGAGTGGTGGGGATGGATCAGTGATGATGattggaggaggaggaggtagCTGTGCACGTGCTGATCATGGGATTGGGATCACAGAAGCTGGCGCTGCTTCTTTCGTTGAAGATGGTGGTCATGAAACTGAATATGACTTTGGTTatgatggtttaacatataaagTTCCATCTCAATCCTACTCGTTGAACTTATGGATCCGTTAA
- the LOC131770491 gene encoding uncharacterized protein isoform X2, translating into MADTGHWWYDRQVATGKTESPFINTDMISPAFWLVRGSEIKITRSDDPSHTPLLQTTGNCLGGQTFRSKITSYGDFRNGKVWASNWCLGSCTIQYGGQYMSTDGFQQADCKGNIQSANKIGFWCDWSGGDGSVMMIGGGGGSCARADHGIGITEAGAASFVEDGGHETEYDFGYDGLTYKVPSQSYSLNLWIR; encoded by the coding sequence ATGGCTGACACTGGCCATTGGTGGTACGACCGTCAAGTTGCCACTGGAAAGACAGAGAGTCCCTTTATAAACACTGACATGATCTCACCAGCATTTTGGTTGGTCAGGGGAAGCGAAATTAAGATCACGCGCAGTGACGACCCCAGTCACACTCCTCTGTTACAGaccacaggtaactgtttggGTGGACAAACATTCCGATCTAAAATCACAAGTTATGGCGACTTTAGAAATGGCAAGGTCTGGGCCAGTAATTGGTGTCTGGGAAGTTGTAcgattcaatatggcggacaatACATGTCAACAGACGGGTTTCAACAAGCTGATTGCAAAGGAAACATCCAAAGCGCTAACAAGATCGGCTTCTGGTGTGACTGGAGTGGTGGGGATGGATCAGTGATGATGattggaggaggaggaggtagCTGTGCACGTGCTGATCATGGGATTGGGATCACAGAAGCTGGCGCTGCTTCTTTCGTTGAAGATGGTGGTCATGAAACTGAATATGACTTTGGTTatgatggtttaacatataaagTTCCATCTCAATCCTACTCGTTGAACTTATGGATCCGTTAA